From the genome of Carassius carassius chromosome 49, fCarCar2.1, whole genome shotgun sequence:
AGACAAATTAATTTCCTAAAAAGCATGTATTGTGTAAGTGTCAGATACATTACATTAAGTCAGTTTCTAAAACACGTGTGAAACGTTTGATTTCATATTATAGCATTAAAACATGGAATAATTTTTATGTCTCCATAGAAATTCCAGAGCTGGCAGATCATGGCATCTCTCTTCCACTGAATATGCAAGGCCTGACCGATGATCAGATCATGGAGCTCAGACTTAAGGATGAATGGGAAGACCACTGTATTCCAAGCGGTGGTGCTGACTTTAAGAAAGATGAGCTTGGACGGCGAAATGGACATGGTAGCCCTGTCACatttaaagtttacatttgaATTGCCCAATTAGTTGGTATGACTAAACTCTTACTTCCCATTTAGCTCCAAACGAGAAGATGAAAGAAGTTTTAAGGAAAACTGTGGAGGAAGCCAAAGCTTTAATCTCAAATGTATGTAGCTAAttctaatatgtgaccctggaccacaaaaccagtctttagtgtcagttTTCGATGTATcgatgaaagctgaataaacaagctttctattgatgtatggtttgttaggatatgacaatatttggccgagatacaactatttgaaaatctggaatatgaggatacaaaaaaaatagaatgctgagaaaatcacctttaaagttgtccagattaattcttagcaatgcatattactaatcagaaattaagttttgatatatttaccttaggaaatgtacaaataatcttcatggaacttgatctttacttaaaaccctaatgatttttggcataaaagaaaaatcgaaaattttgacccatacagtacaatgtttttttttgttttgtttttttggctattgctaaaaatataccccagcgactaaagactggttttgttgtccagggtcacatatagaatACTTCTAAACCTAAAAATGTTGTTAGACTTTTGATATGTTTTgtgatatatgtatttatttactctaAAGAAACAAGTACAAGCGAATGTCTGCGTTACCATGGATATGGTCAAAGAAGCTTTGGATCAGTTGCGAGGAGCTGTGATGATAGTTTACCCAATGGGGCTGCCTCCACATGATCCAATAAGGATGGAGTTTGAAAATCAAGAGGATCTTACTGGAACACAggtaactggaatcttttctgccTTTCTTAAAGAATGAGTCCactcaaaattaaaatgatgtcatcGTTTAGTCACCCATCATGTTGTTTTTAACCTGTATGACCTcctgtcttctgtggaacaaagaagatattttaagaaatggttctctctttttttctgtccatacaatggaagtctatgttgtttggttcccaacattcttctaaatatcttcttttgtgttctgcagaagaaacaaTATGAGGCTGAtgaaatgatgagagaattaaaatttttaggtggaatatccctttaagcAACGACATGCACATTGTTTAATAAAACAGACcaatataattttctttatttgtttgatgAACATAACATAAGTCTGTAATACTGATATGAAGGCTCTCCTCTGCAGGCCTCATTACAGGTGATCCCAGAAGAAGAGGCTCAGCTGTGGTGGGCATCTAAAGAACTGCAGAGGGGCAAAAAGCTGCAGGATTATGTTGGAAAAAATGAGAAAACTAAAATTATTGTGAAAATTCAGAAAGTAAGTGTTTGGTGGGAATTTCAGTTTTACCGGTAGTTGTTTACCTTAATTTACCTGATATTTAAACTTATCTTCAAACAAAGAATTCAATTTGGCCATGAATTTCCATATAGATGTTTTGACCTaatgaaatgaaaactaattaCCATTGTTCACACATTCATTTCAGAGAGGCCAGGGTGCACCAGCGCGAGAACCACTAGTGAGTgaagaagaacaaaaaaagatGATGCTGCACTATTACAAGAGGCAGGAAGAACTAAAAGTGAGTGGTCTCTAATTaaccccttttttattttatttaatattctaGTATgttgcacacactctctctctctctctctctctacacacacacacacacacacacacaaatatgtataattaattaatgtaacatatctgtctatttatttttgtcattttagagcATTTACCATTGTTTGGTCTGTTTTGTTCTTGTTTATAGAAACTAGAGGAGGGAGATGATGACTCGTATCTTCAGTCTGATTGGTCAgacagacaggctctaaaaaGACAGTTCCAGGGACTCACAAATATCAAATGGGGCCCAAGATAGATAAACAGAGAAAATAACAATCTACAGTTACTTTCCAATTGTCAAATCAGAGTTCTCTAGACTCTACTGCTGCTGTTTTTATGCAATTTGGTGCCTTCATTATATATGAAAGGTATTCATGAGACCGTAAATGTGTGTTAATGCAAAGTGAGAGACATCAAATTTCTCTGTTCTGATTCATTGGCAGAAGGATGCAACACCTTTCCTCTCTTTGTCTGTGCCCCTGGCAGTTACTCAATTGAAACTTGCTGTTTAAAGACAGGATGTTGCCGTGCAGCTTTAAGGATCGCACCACAGAGTTCATTTGGAGAACACTGAGGAGGAATTACAGAACATTTTGGTATCCTTAAGGCAAAAGAGAGGTTATGGTATCGGGAAGTGTGGTTTCACTGGGAAAGTTGAGTGTGATGTTGTGTAATAAAAGAACAATCTGtttgtgttcattttattttcattttatgattccacatttaaatataatacatttcaataaaaaatgttaccagtctttttaatttgtattgacTTTCAAAACCCACATACATTATTCATCCATTGTTGAATAGagcaataatttataaaatactttttttcatggCTTTACTTTGTGTACAATTTAATACAACAGATACTTTATTAACTGAATAATAACTTTTGCCCTGCTTAGGCAGTAAAAAACATCAGGTATTGCTTTATTGGTCTATGCTATTAAGTCCTCGCTGTGccagaccatttttttttttaacctgaccATTTTTAAAGATGATGTgtgtaatttgttaattttaaaatacatctttCATGGCTTATTATGCAACTGTTGTAGGTAGATTCCACTCAAAAGTTGTAGCACAGTGAATCTGTGATGTTATCAAAATATCGGTATGTTTGTTTGAGCTGCCAGACAACTGCAAAATTAGCTTTACCAAGAGTGTGAGTTAGGGGCGGGCCATTTATGTGGCAGACCAATAGCAAACGAGGGGAGTGCTCTGGAAACAGTTGTgatacagaaattacacacttcacctttaatttTAGTGTTTTGGTAACTGAAAACATTCAAAATGCTCTCTCCTTTTGGTTGAAATACAGCTATTGCACATTCTGCGTAATAGTTGGCATGTATGAATGCAGGATGCATGTGTTTCCATTGAGGTATGCGTTCATCCTGATCTCCTGAATCACAAGCTCTCTTCGCTCAATCCTCTCCATCAGCTCTGCTGCCTCTGTGGTATACGTCACATCTTCCCAGCAATACACCTTCCTGCTAACCTCTGACAGGTTAGAGCTGTCCATTAGGGACCCTTTTTCATCCTCACCTTCCTCTTCTTCATTGTTATCCTGGTTCATTGGCTCCTCCTCTTCCAGATGAGTTCTACTCTTCTTCCTGAATGTTCTAGTTGTATTTAGACGTCTACTGCATGTTAACTGTGTTGAAACTGCTATTAGAACAATCAGAAGTCCCACACAAACACTTGATGTGAAAAGCAGTCCTGCCATCTCTGGATGctctgagagaaagagaaaagtccTTGTGACTTGTGAGTACTTAAAGATGAAACTATTTTTATTCCTATTTTATTGCTAgtgaatttcacaaataattgcaaaaaaaaaaaaagagtcaattaaCACTTCatttaatgtgaaattttgaagtggactgaaatgtattttcttgtaaaatgtaccagtaatgtttttattaataactttTAAAAGTAGTTTTTACATTGATATGCAGGTatttttcagtggaacacaaaaggagatttttttccacataaaataaattctaactgACTATGTGTcaagcttaaaataaaatataaaaataatacacaaaGATTATTAAGATTCTCTTTTTGTACCGCAtggataaataaacaaaaatagaaGTTTgaaattacttgagtaaataatGCTATAATTCTCatttaattgtataatatatacattgttttacataaaccacttttttatttttatatatatattcctccTTTTGGGCTGCTTTCtcataaagaaaaaaaggtaaaGAATCCAGGCATGTTTACgtttaagacatttaaaatattcCAGTTTACCTGTAATGTAGCCGTATGCCATTAAAGAGTTGCTGACAATAATCCTGTTCTCTGGAAACTTTGAATTTCTGACAACTGGGTGTTCCCCTATGaacaacaatgaaaaataatttaacagTTTATTTAGCTCAACTTCACAGATGTTCTATATAAAGTAAACTGTATGGTGTACTGTCACCTTCTTTTGTACTCTGGTTAGGAACTGAGGTAGTTTGGAAACTGCTGGGATCAGCCTCCTTAAGTAAACTTTCTGGAACTTAAAAAAGGCACAGTACAAAGAGTTAACATCTTCCAACTCCAAGGCGGTATCTCCCAGGATCTTTCAATGCAAAGCTGATGAGTAATCTTTATTTTTCCTGTGAACCGATCCTGTCTTCCAATCAGTAACAAAGCGTGGCATTGAAAGCAATTACAGGAAGTTTTACAGGAAGCCCCGAGGCCTACAAATGCCAGGCTCATTCCCTATTTTTATTCCCAAACAACTTTTGTCTTCATTGTAATTTGTGAGACGGGAAAAAAACAGACGGGTAAATCAACAATCTGAGATGAGACGGAGGCCACATGTTGGTCTTTTCCCACACTTTCAATCAATGATTTAAGATCTCAAACTGATTAAAGATCGGCCATGCCTTGAAGATGGCACGCCATTCTGTAACTGTGTTCAGAAAATTCAAGACAtttcaaaaacacattcaaacatTTGCTTTGGGAAGATTTTGATGGATATGAGAGCATTCATACCGCATGCATAGAAGACAGTGATATACTTTTTTGTTCCTGTAGGGCAGGGGTTTTTGAAACGTTCCTCATCTATGGTAAACAAACACCTCTGTTTTCCATAGCAGATGTTGGATACCACATCAACAGCTCCATGAAAAAGACATTCTGCAATAACGAAgagaaaaaatgatttaaaatgtcttataaaaataaacaaaatattctcaaaatctgtttttttatgaatattacaATAGATTCAACCttatacaacaaaatattctcaaaatctgtttttttatgaatattacaATAGATTCAACCTTATACAAATTTATCAAcgacttttaataataataacttaatgaAATTCAtaaatagcctatttattttgcaaTCCTAACTATGCATCATTTTATAgctcaataaaatatttaaattatgcattttacacCTATTTCTTCTCAGAACAAACCTGCATCCAATTTAATAACCACTGATAAACCCAATTATCAGAATTAAACCACTTaaatttgacttaaaaaaaaaaataaaactagtttAACAGCAAATTGTCTAACTGCAAAGGGCCCAACTGTCTCATTAAATCAGTATAATATTACCTTAAGTATAAACCTTGCTTAAACCCAAAAAACGTACCGAATGGTGGAGGTTGTTCCTCTGATGGGCACAAGTCTCTCCCATCCAACTGTCTGCCATAAACAGCAGAGTAGATATTCAGCACTTTTGGATGTTTGCAGTGCAGCAAAAGTCGATCTCCCTCACATGTTACTTTCTTCTTGTGCTCTGCTGTAAGACAAATATCTTTACTGATGTAgataagtaaatatttaaaaaagaagaagtaaTCGATCAAGTCTTTAAAGAAGGAAGTACTTACTAGGTTTACATCTGTATGATACATGGAGGTATTTAGGGGTTCCAGGACAAGGATCTATGCCAAAGACTTGATGATTAACCAGAAACTGGCAATTTCTGTGACCTTGGCATTCAGAGAGCACTTTCTAACAGAGAGG
Proteins encoded in this window:
- the cfap298 gene encoding cilia- and flagella-associated protein 298, with protein sequence MVLLHVKRGDESQILFSTTVDISIETLTHQFCAVYNGRLKVDRICSEIPELADHGISLPLNMQGLTDDQIMELRLKDEWEDHCIPSGGADFKKDELGRRNGHAPNEKMKEVLRKTVEEAKALISNKQVQANVCVTMDMVKEALDQLRGAVMIVYPMGLPPHDPIRMEFENQEDLTGTQASLQVIPEEEAQLWWASKELQRGKKLQDYVGKNEKTKIIVKIQKRGQGAPAREPLVSEEEQKKMMLHYYKRQEELKKLEEGDDDSYLQSDWSDRQALKRQFQGLTNIKWGPR
- the eva1c gene encoding protein eva-1 homolog C isoform X2; translated protein: MRCQWRNHSCSTSTALQKVLSECQGHRNCQFLVNHQVFGIDPCPGTPKYLHVSYRCKPTEHKKKVTCEGDRLLLHCKHPKVLNIYSAVYGRQLDGRDLCPSEEQPPPFECLFHGAVDVVSNICYGKQRCLFTIDEERFKNPCPTGTKKYITVFYACVPESLLKEADPSSFQTTSVPNQSTKEGEHPVVRNSKFPENRIIVSNSLMAYGYITEHPEMAGLLFTSSVCVGLLIVLIAVSTQLTCSRRLNTTRTFRKKSRTHLEEEEPMNQDNNEEEEGEDEKGSLMDSSNLSEVSRKVYCWEDVTYTTEAAELMERIERRELVIQEIRMNAYLNGNTCILHSYMPTITQNVQ
- the eva1c gene encoding protein eva-1 homolog C isoform X1 translates to MISAQDTRRCRPPALCVQILYSVLILWTKEMDGLSDFSNYLFRIINSQSAQACDGDLLLLKCPRHSTITIQSAFYGQSAALPGIVPGMRCQWRNHSCSTSTALQKVLSECQGHRNCQFLVNHQVFGIDPCPGTPKYLHVSYRCKPTEHKKKVTCEGDRLLLHCKHPKVLNIYSAVYGRQLDGRDLCPSEEQPPPFECLFHGAVDVVSNICYGKQRCLFTIDEERFKNPCPTGTKKYITVFYACVPESLLKEADPSSFQTTSVPNQSTKEGEHPVVRNSKFPENRIIVSNSLMAYGYITEHPEMAGLLFTSSVCVGLLIVLIAVSTQLTCSRRLNTTRTFRKKSRTHLEEEEPMNQDNNEEEEGEDEKGSLMDSSNLSEVSRKVYCWEDVTYTTEAAELMERIERRELVIQEIRMNAYLNGNTCILHSYMPTITQNVQ